A single genomic interval of Spirosoma taeanense harbors:
- a CDS encoding dienelactone hydrolase family protein has product MKIVFITGLSFFMSFFSWLMPKPEETKIPVCHAPANNMAMMAADPAFQRLHEAPLPFTYVGAGEMVKFSTPDGQSANGFLLKAKKPSNKWLLVYQEWWGLNDNIKQQAESFYNDLKDVNVLAVDMYDGKVATEPSEAGKLMQSADKARLNSIMKGAIAYAGPKAEFASVGWCFGGMLSLQSALLEGKQAKGCVMYYGRPEQDVEKLKTLNTDVLGIFGSRDKGITPESVKQFEENMQKAGEKVTIKMYDAGHGFANPSNPVYDKEATADAYKLALNYLKDRLKA; this is encoded by the coding sequence ATGAAGATTGTTTTTATCACTGGTCTCTCGTTTTTCATGTCGTTCTTCTCGTGGCTGATGCCAAAGCCTGAAGAAACTAAAATCCCGGTCTGTCATGCGCCTGCTAATAACATGGCCATGATGGCAGCCGACCCGGCTTTTCAGCGCCTACACGAAGCTCCTTTGCCCTTCACGTATGTTGGGGCCGGTGAAATGGTTAAGTTTTCAACGCCCGACGGACAATCGGCCAATGGGTTTTTGCTGAAGGCGAAAAAGCCTTCTAACAAATGGTTGCTGGTTTATCAGGAATGGTGGGGTCTGAACGATAATATCAAACAACAGGCCGAATCATTTTATAATGACCTTAAAGATGTGAACGTACTGGCCGTAGACATGTATGATGGTAAAGTAGCTACTGAGCCATCTGAGGCTGGTAAATTGATGCAGAGCGCCGATAAAGCCCGGCTCAACAGCATCATGAAGGGCGCGATTGCTTACGCAGGCCCTAAGGCGGAGTTTGCCAGCGTTGGCTGGTGCTTTGGGGGTATGCTTTCGCTTCAGTCGGCATTGCTGGAGGGCAAGCAGGCTAAGGGCTGCGTCATGTACTACGGTCGCCCGGAGCAGGATGTTGAAAAGCTGAAAACGCTGAACACGGACGTACTGGGTATTTTCGGGAGCCGCGACAAAGGAATCACTCCTGAGTCGGTGAAGCAGTTTGAAGAAAACATGCAGAAAGCTGGCGAAAAGGTAACGATCAAAATGTATGATGCCGGTCATGGCTTTGCCAATCCGAGCAATCCGGTTTACGACAAGGAGGCCACGGCTGATGCCTATAAGCTGGCCCTGAACTATCTGAAAGACAGATTAAAGGCGTAA
- a CDS encoding metallophosphoesterase — MNRTVFFFIVPILFLLIDWYVYQAVRTLVRSTSETTQRTIAIIYWGFTVVSIVSYVVMQLLPPDSLGRHTRTFIWASIAIPYFSKFFAVLIIFIDDLGRFFRWIVSLFYKPEVREAVEDTSRQTIPTARTVPQDAISRSDFLMKTAIVAGAVPLVGFTWGILSGAHDYRIRRVKLPLKNLPSGFNGMTIAQISDIHSGSFFNKTAVRGGVDLLLKQKPDLVFFTGDLVNSHAEEVNSYIDIFNKVKAPLGVYSTLGNHDYGKYVRWSSAQAERQNVLNVIAAHRQMGWNIMLDEHKILDQNGDKIALIGVQNLGFGPAALRAGDLAKAYRGTEDHPIKLLLSHDPTHWDAEVRPKYSDIDVTFSGHTHGAQFGVEIGRAARWSPAQYFYKQWAGLYQEGNQRLYVNRGYGYIGYPGRVGILPEITIFELTKA; from the coding sequence ATGAACCGTACCGTCTTCTTTTTTATCGTACCTATCTTATTTCTTCTCATTGACTGGTACGTGTATCAGGCCGTTCGTACCCTCGTTCGGTCAACCAGCGAAACCACCCAGCGAACCATTGCTATTATTTACTGGGGCTTTACGGTGGTATCCATCGTATCTTATGTGGTTATGCAACTCCTGCCGCCCGATTCGCTTGGGCGCCATACCCGCACATTCATCTGGGCCAGTATCGCCATTCCTTACTTCTCTAAATTTTTCGCCGTTCTCATTATCTTCATTGACGATCTCGGCCGATTTTTCCGCTGGATCGTTTCGCTGTTCTATAAGCCCGAGGTTCGCGAGGCAGTAGAAGACACTTCGCGCCAGACAATTCCAACGGCCCGTACGGTTCCGCAGGATGCAATTTCGCGCTCAGATTTCCTCATGAAAACGGCCATCGTCGCCGGAGCGGTGCCCCTGGTTGGCTTTACGTGGGGGATTCTGTCCGGGGCGCATGACTACCGCATCCGACGCGTCAAACTGCCGCTGAAAAATCTGCCGTCCGGCTTCAACGGCATGACGATTGCGCAGATTTCAGATATTCACTCGGGAAGCTTTTTCAACAAAACGGCCGTTCGGGGAGGGGTTGATTTACTCCTGAAGCAAAAGCCTGACCTGGTGTTTTTTACGGGCGACTTAGTCAATAGCCATGCCGAGGAGGTGAACAGCTATATTGACATTTTCAATAAAGTCAAAGCTCCGCTGGGCGTTTATTCAACGCTCGGCAATCATGATTACGGTAAGTATGTTCGCTGGTCGAGCGCGCAGGCCGAGCGGCAGAATGTGCTGAACGTGATAGCCGCCCACCGCCAGATGGGCTGGAATATTATGCTCGATGAGCACAAAATTCTGGACCAGAACGGTGACAAGATTGCCCTGATTGGTGTTCAGAACCTCGGTTTTGGTCCGGCAGCTCTGCGGGCTGGGGATCTGGCTAAAGCTTACCGCGGCACTGAAGACCACCCTATCAAGTTACTCCTATCCCACGATCCGACACACTGGGACGCTGAGGTTCGGCCGAAGTATTCCGATATTGACGTAACGTTCAGCGGGCATACGCATGGCGCCCAGTTTGGGGTAGAAATCGGCCGGGCTGCCCGATGGAGCCCTGCCCAGTATTTTTATAAACAATGGGCAGGATTATACCAGGAAGGCAACCAGCGGCTTTACGTAAACCGGGGTTACGGGTACATTGGCTATCCGGGCCGGGTTGGTATTTTACCGGAGATTACAATATTTGAATTAACAAAAGCCTGA
- a CDS encoding efflux RND transporter permease subunit, with product MKAEHIKTLSFTNWCVENRTAIYIFTFIITMGGLLVYNNLPKEQFPDIKVPTIIVQTVYFGTAPTDIENTINKPIEKQIKSISGVKRVKSNALQDFSLITVEFNPDVPTAEALQRVRDAIDKSKRDLPQKLDDGPTAQDVNFSEFPIMNINLAGNFSLNQLKTYAEDMQDAIEAMPEISRVDIVGALKREIQINVDLSRMQSAGLAFYDIQQAVQGENVNVSGGDLNVDGVRRTLRVKGEFTDVQSLQNLQIRTATGATVRLGDVADVRDSFEEQQDFARLSGKSVVTLNVIKRAGANLIAASDRIEQTIDEYKADRFPSGLDITVTADQSERTRAELNDLINTVVLGFIFVVLVLMFFMGIRDAIFVGLSVPLSALVAFVLMPVIGPVVGAAFTLNTIVLFAFLLGLGLVVDDAIVVIENTHRLFNLHRNWNIKQAVKAAAGEVFVPVLSGTLTTIAPFFPLLFWPGIVGEFMKFLPLTLILTLFASLFVAYVMNPVFAVSFMKRHDEQEHSTNPTFAQIQRTLLILTVLAGIGYVIDRGIGNLFIFFIILYVFNHYILTPRIIVPFQEKWLPKLMRGYRKLISWVLVGYRPVGAILSMFVLLAVTFVLMGIVQPKVIFFPSGEPDYVYVYNVMPIGTDARVTDSVTKIIEQRVFKTLKDEKAEDMVNSVIANVGKNAGDPFNPDRNATPQKSKVTIAFIKGQDRGGRSSSAILEKIRTAVQGIPGTEISVEREANGPPTGKPISIEIAGEEFAQLTKLEKEVRQRIQQAGIEGIDQLKSDLITNKPEITVNINKDKAQREGISAQQVAFAIRTALFGTEISKFRDAKDEHPIMVRLKQDDRSQIERLLSLNIVYRDMNLGGQLRQVPISSVADISYSTTFSQINRKNQERLVTLGSDVVPGANANVINGQIQQVINQMEIPNGYSVKLGGEQEDQQESATFLMTAFGVAILLIYLILATQFNSVVKPLIIFFTILLSLIGVLLGFMATGKTFSVIMSGVGIIALAGIVVKNGILLIEFIDELRGRGMPLREAVIEGGATRLTPVLLTASAAVLGLIPLALGLSVDFVGLFRNLAPNVIIGGDSAVFWNILAWTIIFGLTFSTVLTLVIVPCMYWVNERIRMKWFGKKDPALEPKEQPEEELV from the coding sequence ATGAAAGCAGAACACATAAAAACCCTCAGCTTTACCAACTGGTGTGTTGAGAACCGGACGGCCATTTACATCTTCACGTTCATTATCACGATGGGCGGTCTGCTGGTGTATAACAACCTGCCCAAGGAGCAGTTCCCGGACATCAAAGTGCCGACAATCATCGTCCAGACGGTGTATTTCGGTACAGCGCCGACCGATATTGAGAATACGATTAACAAACCAATTGAGAAGCAGATCAAATCCATCTCGGGCGTGAAGCGCGTCAAATCCAATGCGCTGCAGGACTTCTCACTCATTACGGTTGAATTTAACCCCGACGTGCCGACGGCCGAAGCGTTGCAGCGCGTTCGGGATGCTATCGACAAATCGAAGCGCGATCTGCCTCAGAAGCTCGATGATGGTCCCACGGCTCAGGACGTAAACTTCTCGGAGTTTCCGATCATGAACATTAACCTCGCGGGTAACTTCTCGCTGAATCAGCTGAAGACTTATGCCGAGGACATGCAGGATGCCATTGAAGCCATGCCCGAAATTAGCCGGGTCGACATTGTGGGTGCCCTGAAACGCGAAATTCAGATCAACGTCGATCTCTCCCGGATGCAGTCGGCAGGACTGGCTTTCTACGATATTCAACAGGCGGTACAGGGCGAAAATGTAAACGTGTCGGGTGGAGACCTGAACGTAGACGGTGTTCGGCGAACGCTGCGGGTGAAGGGCGAATTTACGGATGTTCAGTCGCTGCAAAACCTGCAGATTCGCACTGCTACGGGGGCAACCGTTCGCCTGGGCGACGTGGCTGACGTACGCGATTCGTTTGAAGAACAACAGGACTTTGCCCGGTTGAGTGGCAAGTCGGTTGTGACCCTCAACGTAATTAAACGGGCCGGAGCCAACCTGATTGCAGCCTCTGACCGGATTGAACAGACCATCGACGAGTACAAGGCAGATCGGTTTCCATCGGGTCTTGACATAACCGTAACCGCCGATCAGTCGGAACGGACCCGCGCCGAGCTCAATGATCTAATCAATACCGTTGTACTCGGCTTTATCTTCGTGGTACTGGTGCTCATGTTCTTCATGGGTATCCGCGACGCCATCTTCGTGGGTCTGTCGGTGCCGCTCTCGGCGCTGGTGGCTTTCGTACTCATGCCTGTTATCGGGCCGGTCGTTGGTGCGGCTTTTACGCTGAACACCATCGTTCTGTTTGCGTTTCTGCTTGGCCTGGGACTGGTGGTCGACGACGCCATCGTGGTTATCGAAAACACACACCGCCTGTTTAACCTGCACAGAAACTGGAACATCAAGCAGGCCGTAAAGGCAGCCGCGGGTGAGGTATTCGTGCCGGTTTTGTCGGGTACGCTGACAACCATTGCCCCGTTCTTCCCGCTGCTGTTCTGGCCGGGGATTGTGGGTGAGTTCATGAAGTTTCTGCCACTTACGCTCATCCTGACGCTGTTTGCGTCGCTGTTCGTCGCTTATGTAATGAACCCCGTCTTTGCGGTCTCGTTCATGAAACGGCACGATGAACAGGAGCACAGCACGAACCCAACATTTGCCCAGATTCAGCGGACGCTTCTGATCCTGACAGTACTGGCAGGAATAGGCTACGTGATTGATCGCGGCATTGGTAACCTGTTCATCTTCTTCATCATTCTGTACGTTTTCAACCATTACATCCTGACGCCCCGGATCATCGTGCCGTTTCAGGAAAAGTGGTTGCCTAAACTGATGCGGGGCTACCGTAAACTCATCTCGTGGGTGCTGGTGGGCTACCGGCCCGTAGGTGCCATCCTGAGCATGTTTGTACTGCTGGCCGTCACGTTTGTTCTGATGGGTATCGTGCAGCCTAAGGTTATCTTTTTCCCCAGCGGTGAGCCCGATTACGTGTACGTCTACAATGTCATGCCGATTGGTACCGACGCCCGCGTGACCGACTCCGTGACGAAAATCATTGAGCAGCGGGTGTTCAAGACGCTCAAAGACGAGAAGGCTGAAGACATGGTGAATTCCGTAATCGCCAACGTCGGAAAAAACGCCGGTGACCCGTTCAACCCCGACCGCAACGCCACCCCCCAGAAGTCGAAGGTAACAATAGCCTTTATAAAAGGGCAGGATCGCGGAGGGCGGTCATCGTCGGCCATTCTCGAAAAGATCAGAACCGCCGTTCAGGGTATTCCGGGCACTGAGATTTCGGTTGAGCGCGAAGCCAATGGCCCACCCACGGGTAAACCGATCTCGATTGAGATTGCGGGTGAGGAATTTGCCCAGCTGACTAAGCTGGAAAAAGAAGTTCGCCAGCGGATTCAGCAGGCGGGTATCGAAGGGATCGATCAGTTGAAGTCTGACCTGATTACCAATAAGCCTGAGATTACGGTCAATATTAACAAGGATAAAGCGCAGCGCGAGGGCATTTCGGCGCAGCAGGTCGCCTTTGCTATTCGTACGGCTTTGTTCGGTACCGAAATCTCGAAGTTCCGCGATGCCAAAGATGAGCACCCGATCATGGTTCGACTGAAACAGGACGATCGCAGCCAGATTGAGCGATTGCTGAGCCTGAATATCGTTTACCGCGACATGAATCTGGGCGGGCAGTTGCGGCAGGTGCCGATCTCGTCGGTAGCTGATATTAGCTACTCGACAACGTTCAGCCAGATTAACCGCAAGAACCAGGAGCGTCTTGTTACGCTTGGGTCCGATGTGGTACCGGGTGCCAATGCCAACGTCATTAACGGGCAGATTCAGCAGGTCATCAATCAGATGGAGATCCCGAACGGCTACTCTGTGAAGCTCGGTGGTGAGCAGGAAGACCAGCAGGAGTCCGCTACGTTTCTGATGACAGCCTTTGGAGTAGCCATCCTGCTGATTTACCTGATTCTGGCTACGCAGTTCAACTCGGTCGTGAAACCGCTGATTATCTTCTTCACAATTCTGCTGTCGCTGATTGGGGTGTTGCTGGGTTTCATGGCTACGGGCAAAACCTTCTCCGTAATTATGTCGGGTGTCGGTATTATTGCGCTGGCGGGTATCGTGGTGAAAAACGGAATCCTGCTCATTGAGTTTATCGACGAGCTGCGCGGACGCGGTATGCCTCTGCGTGAAGCTGTGATCGAGGGCGGGGCTACGCGTCTGACGCCGGTATTGCTGACGGCTTCGGCCGCTGTACTGGGGCTGATTCCGTTAGCGCTCGGCCTAAGCGTCGATTTCGTGGGCCTGTTCCGCAATTTGGCTCCGAACGTCATTATCGGTGGCGACAGCGCGGTGTTCTGGAACATCCTGGCCTGGACTATCATCTTCGGCCTGACGTTCTCAACTGTACTTACACTGGTGATTGTGCCCTGTATGTACTGGGTAAACGAACGTATCCGGATGAAGTGGTTCGGGAAGAAAGACCCCGCACTGGAGCCAAAAGAGCAGCCGGAAGAAGAGTTAGTATAA